One stretch of Chiroxiphia lanceolata isolate bChiLan1 chromosome 1, bChiLan1.pri, whole genome shotgun sequence DNA includes these proteins:
- the PARP10 gene encoding protein mono-ADP-ribosyltransferase PARP10 isoform X2: MCGCPRMARGVLEVRGVPPDTPEELLVLYFESQRRSGGGPVQSCQRLGPLFFLTFEDPQDAQNVLTRGSHQLGGAKLGVCLAPPWDPTRLLLRGLDPWTSPELLDLLLETLLGVSPGTVTLCRGPAPDWALLHLRDPLTPPELASAEQRAQSRGLALLRVPQTPAVLVRAAGPALSRDLLELYFENRRSGGGSVREVQLLPGGHRAIVTFQEPAAAERVLQRPHRLQDAVLELTPHYPFLEPLEGDRNPPLDMDPHPPDTAPPLDTAPLLDTDSLPDTDPAPDTAPAVPALAAPAEPRASHPVPVQPSAAFPSRDKDTEGLEAVTIQGQCLEQVSVVAPESVVVPVPALLAQDEVLVPAEPGALQYLQRHYQDLLGSIPEVSLLPLEGGDIAGFRVSGELGRCQAAADFLQSLLGSVASHSVTLHFPGVARFLRDLDGQSLLQQLESRFQCVIHLDGVPWRPPDPQELEDLLPLSRHWDPQPSAPHPWHQDLPEGDDDAADGDSDGFHSSIEEIRELLAALRPGEADDHGDPQVWPDAVLGSEWDPDAEFLDMADGKGAGEPLLGTGVEEEAEMALAIQYSMENMRREDEELARATALSLRSYCREREQVEEDAGLLAALEASLEEALVAADTAQVTVFCSFERDVSEVPQELERALAGRLQAQEVESERLRALPAAGHRALALLQRRHAVHLSLRSGTATLHGFPEYTAPAARDLATLLQHRPLPELSATAVTAATTAATRWVRWDPSGTVVPYAPEAAALLERAWLRRERRLDLVLDGRPFTVDLERMEEYDIGSARAVPVCRSQPPTESARCLLAGLEVPGLEEEVRLMPLAEDSEEFTDTVHHFYGTLEELHSRISIVQVQKLIHPLLYKQYQLKKGSVERACAAGTAAERILFHGTTKASSREICLHGFNRSFCGKNATLYGRGVYFAARAAISARDQYSPPSADGTKFIFVAKVLTGMFVAGRQGLRAPPLREGAEGPQRYHSVVDNPQQPDIFVIFNDTQAYPQYLITCRRRDPL, translated from the exons ATGTGTGGGTGCCCCAGGATGGCGCGAGGGGTGCTGGAGGTGCGGGGGGTCCCCCCTGACaccccagaggagctgctggtccTGTACTTCGAGAGCCAGCGGCGCTCGGGGGGTGgccctgtgcagagctgccagcGCCTCGGccccctcttcttcctcacctTCGAGGACCCCCAGG ATGCACAGAACGTGCTGACCCGTGGCAGCCACCAGCTGGGGGGGGCCAAGCTGGGGGTGTGCCTGGCCCCCCCCTGGGACCCCACCCGCCTGCTGCTGCGTGGCCTCGACCCCTGGACCTCTCCCGAGCTCCTGGACCTCCTCCTGGAGACCCTGCTGGGCGTCTCCCCTGGCACTGTCACGCTGTGCCGGGGCCCCGCACCCGACTGGGCACTGCTGCACCTGCGGgaccccctcacccccccag AGCTGGCGTCGGCGGAGCAGCGGGCGCAGAGCCGGGGGCTGGCGCTGCTGCGGGTGCCACAGACCCCCGCGGTGCTggtgcgggcggcggggccggcgctgaGCCGGGACCTGCTCGAGCTCTACTTCGAGAACCGAcgcagcggcggcggctccgTGCGGGAGGTGCAGCTGCTGCCGGGCGGGCACCGGGCCATCGTCACCTTCCAGGAGCCGGCAG CCGCGGAGCGGGTGCTGCAGAGGCCACACCGGCTGCAGGATGCGGTGCTGGAGCTCACCCCCCACTATCCCTTCCTGGAGCCGCTGGAGGGGGACAGAAACCCTCCCCTGGACATGGACCCCCACCCCCCGGACACAGCCCCCCCTCTGgacacagcccctctgctggACACAGATTCCCTGCCGGACACAGACCCTGCACCAGACACAGCCCCCGCAGTCCCGGCGCTGGCAGCACCGGCAGAGCCGCGGGCATCGCACCCAGTGCCAGTGCAGCCGTCGGCCGCCTTccccagcagggacaaggaCACAGAGGGGCTCGAGGCCGTGACCATCCAGGgccagtgcctggagcaggtGTCAGTGGTGGCCCCAGAGTCGGTGGTGGTGCCGGTGCCAGCGCTGCTGGCGCAGGATGAGGTGCTGGTGCCAGCGGAGCCGGGAGCGCTGCAGTACCTGCAGCGGCACTACCAGGACCTGCTGGGCAGCATCCCTGAAgtgtccctgctgcctctggaggGAGGGGACATCGCTGGGTTCCGG GTGAGTGGGGAGCTGGGCCggtgccaggcagcagcagatttCCTTCAGAGCCTGCTGGGCTCCGTGGCCTCGCACTCCGTGACGCTGCACTTCCCTGGTGTTGCCCGCTTCCTGCGGGACCTGGACGGGCAgagcctcctccagcagctggagagccGCTTCCAGTGTGTCATCCACCTGGATGGTGTCCCCTGGAGACCCCCAGACCCGCAG gagctggaggaccTGCTGCCCCTGAGCCGCCACTGGgacccccagccctcagcaccaCACCCCTGGCACCAGGACCTGCCTGAGGGCGATGATGATGCTGCTGATGGTGACAGTGATGGCTTTCACTCCAGCATAG agGAGatcagggagctgctggcagcactgcgCCCTGGCGAGGCTGACGACCATGGGGACCCCCAGGTGTGGCCTGATGCCGTCCTTGGCAGTGAGTGGGACCCTGATGCCGAGTTCCTTGACATGGCTGATGGGAAGGGTGCCGGGGAGCCGCTGTTGGGCActggggtggaggaggaggcggAGATGGCTCTGGCTATCCAGTATTCCATGGAAAACATGAGGCGTGAGGATGAGGAGCTGGCACGCGCCACTGCTCTCTCCCTGCGCTCCTACTGCCGGGAGCGGGAGCAGGTGGAGGAGGATGCTGGGCTGCTGGCCGCGCTGGAGGCCTCGCTGGAGGAGGCACTGGTGGCGGCAGACACGGCGCAGGTGACGGTGTTCTGCTCCTTTGAGCGGGACGTGTCGGAGGTGCCGCAGGAGCTGGAGCGGGCGCTGGCGGGGCGGCTGCAGGCGCAGGAGGTGGAGAGCGAGCGGCTGCGGGCGCTGCCGGCCGCCGGCCACCGCGcgctggccctgctgcagcGCCGGCACGCCGTGCACCTCAGCCTGCGCAGCGGCACCGCCACGCTGCACGGCTTCCCCGAGTACACGGCCCCTGCTGCCCGCGACCTCGCCACGCTGCTGCAGCACCGGCCGCTGCCGGAGCTCAGTGCCACTGCTGTCACCgctgccaccactgctgccacACGCTGGGTGCGCTGGGACCCCTCCGGCACTGTCGTCCCCTACGCCCCTGAGGCAGCGGCGCTGCTGGAGCGGGCCTGGCTGCGCCGGGAGCGCCGGCTGGACCTGGTGCTGGACGGGCGGCCCTTCACTGTGGACTTGGAGCGCATGGAGGAGTACGACATCGGCAGCGCCCGTGCCGTGCCTGTCTGCCGCAGCCAGCCCCCAACTGAGAGTGCCCGCTGCCTGCTCG cagggctggaggtgcccgggctggaggaggaggtgcgGCTGATGCCACTGGCCGAGGACTCGGAGGAGTTCACTGACACCGTTCACCATTTCTACGGGACgctggaggagctgcacagCCGGATCAGCATCGTGCAG GTGCAGAAGCTGATCCACCCGCTGCTGTACAAGCAGTACCAGCTGAAGAAGGGCAGCGTGGAGCGGGCGTGTGCCGCTGGCACCGCCGCGGAGCGCATCCTCTTCCACGGCACCACCAAGGCCTCCAGCCGTGAGATCTGCCTGCATGGTTTCAACCGCAGCTTCTGCGGCAAGAACG CCACGCTGTACGGCCGCGGCGTGTACTTCGCAGCGCGTGCGGCCATCTCGGCACGGGATCAGTACTCGCCGCCCAGCGCCGACGGCACCAAGTTCATCTTCGTGGCCAAGGTGCTGACCGGGATGTTTGTGGCCGGGCGGCAGGGCCTGCGGGCACCCCCACTGCGGGAGGGGGCCGAGGGCCCCCAGCGCTACCACAGCGTTGTGGACAACCCCCAGCAGCCCGACATCTTTGTCATCTTCAACGACACCCAGGCCTACCCCCAGTACCTGATCACCTGCCGCCGCAGGGACCCTCTCTGA
- the PARP10 gene encoding protein mono-ADP-ribosyltransferase PARP10 isoform X5: MARGVLEVRGVPPDTPEELLVLYFESQRRSGGGPVQSCQRLGPLFFLTFEDPQDAQNVLTRGSHQLGGAKLGVCLAPPWDPTRLLLRGLDPWTSPELLDLLLETLLGVSPGTVTLCRGPAPDWALLHLRDPLTPPELASAEQRAQSRGLALLRVPQTPAVLVRAAGPALSRDLLELYFENRRSGGGSVREVQLLPGGHRAIVTFQEPAAAERVLQRPHRLQDAVLELTPHYPFLEPLEGDRNPPLDMDPHPPDTAPPLDTAPLLDTDSLPDTDPAPDTAPAVPALAAPAEPRASHPVPVQPSAAFPSRDKDTEGLEAVTIQGQCLEQVSVVAPESVVVPVPALLAQDEVLVPAEPGALQYLQRHYQDLLGSIPEVSLLPLEGGDIAGFRVSGELGRCQAAADFLQSLLGSVASHSVTLHFPGVARFLRDLDGQSLLQQLESRFQCVIHLDGVPWRPPDPQQELEDLLPLSRHWDPQPSAPHPWHQDLPEGDDDAADGDSDGFHSSIEEIRELLAALRPGEADDHGDPQVWPDAVLGSEWDPDAEFLDMADGKGAGEPLLGTGVEEEAEMALAIQYSMENMRREDEELARATALSLRSYCREREQVEEDAGLLAALEASLEEALVAADTAQVTVFCSFERDVSEVPQELERALAGRLQAQEVESERLRALPAAGHRALALLQRRHAVHLSLRSGTATLHGFPEYTAPAARDLATLLQHRPLPELSATAVTAATTAATRWVRWDPSGTVVPYAPEAAALLERAWLRRERRLDLVLDGRPFTVDLERMEEYDIGSARAVPVCRSQPPTESARCLLAGLEVPGLEEEVRLMPLAEDSEEFTDTVHHFYGTLEELHSRISIVQVQKLIHPLLYKQYQLKKGSVERACAAGTAAERILFHGTTKASSREICLHGFNRSFCGKNATLYGRGVYFAARAAISARDQYSPPSADGTKFIFVAKVLTGMFVAGRQGLRAPPLREGAEGPQRYHSVVDNPQQPDIFVIFNDTQAYPQYLITCRRRDPL, encoded by the exons ATGGCGCGAGGGGTGCTGGAGGTGCGGGGGGTCCCCCCTGACaccccagaggagctgctggtccTGTACTTCGAGAGCCAGCGGCGCTCGGGGGGTGgccctgtgcagagctgccagcGCCTCGGccccctcttcttcctcacctTCGAGGACCCCCAGG ATGCACAGAACGTGCTGACCCGTGGCAGCCACCAGCTGGGGGGGGCCAAGCTGGGGGTGTGCCTGGCCCCCCCCTGGGACCCCACCCGCCTGCTGCTGCGTGGCCTCGACCCCTGGACCTCTCCCGAGCTCCTGGACCTCCTCCTGGAGACCCTGCTGGGCGTCTCCCCTGGCACTGTCACGCTGTGCCGGGGCCCCGCACCCGACTGGGCACTGCTGCACCTGCGGgaccccctcacccccccag AGCTGGCGTCGGCGGAGCAGCGGGCGCAGAGCCGGGGGCTGGCGCTGCTGCGGGTGCCACAGACCCCCGCGGTGCTggtgcgggcggcggggccggcgctgaGCCGGGACCTGCTCGAGCTCTACTTCGAGAACCGAcgcagcggcggcggctccgTGCGGGAGGTGCAGCTGCTGCCGGGCGGGCACCGGGCCATCGTCACCTTCCAGGAGCCGGCAG CCGCGGAGCGGGTGCTGCAGAGGCCACACCGGCTGCAGGATGCGGTGCTGGAGCTCACCCCCCACTATCCCTTCCTGGAGCCGCTGGAGGGGGACAGAAACCCTCCCCTGGACATGGACCCCCACCCCCCGGACACAGCCCCCCCTCTGgacacagcccctctgctggACACAGATTCCCTGCCGGACACAGACCCTGCACCAGACACAGCCCCCGCAGTCCCGGCGCTGGCAGCACCGGCAGAGCCGCGGGCATCGCACCCAGTGCCAGTGCAGCCGTCGGCCGCCTTccccagcagggacaaggaCACAGAGGGGCTCGAGGCCGTGACCATCCAGGgccagtgcctggagcaggtGTCAGTGGTGGCCCCAGAGTCGGTGGTGGTGCCGGTGCCAGCGCTGCTGGCGCAGGATGAGGTGCTGGTGCCAGCGGAGCCGGGAGCGCTGCAGTACCTGCAGCGGCACTACCAGGACCTGCTGGGCAGCATCCCTGAAgtgtccctgctgcctctggaggGAGGGGACATCGCTGGGTTCCGG GTGAGTGGGGAGCTGGGCCggtgccaggcagcagcagatttCCTTCAGAGCCTGCTGGGCTCCGTGGCCTCGCACTCCGTGACGCTGCACTTCCCTGGTGTTGCCCGCTTCCTGCGGGACCTGGACGGGCAgagcctcctccagcagctggagagccGCTTCCAGTGTGTCATCCACCTGGATGGTGTCCCCTGGAGACCCCCAGACCCGCAG caggagctggaggaccTGCTGCCCCTGAGCCGCCACTGGgacccccagccctcagcaccaCACCCCTGGCACCAGGACCTGCCTGAGGGCGATGATGATGCTGCTGATGGTGACAGTGATGGCTTTCACTCCAGCATAG agGAGatcagggagctgctggcagcactgcgCCCTGGCGAGGCTGACGACCATGGGGACCCCCAGGTGTGGCCTGATGCCGTCCTTGGCAGTGAGTGGGACCCTGATGCCGAGTTCCTTGACATGGCTGATGGGAAGGGTGCCGGGGAGCCGCTGTTGGGCActggggtggaggaggaggcggAGATGGCTCTGGCTATCCAGTATTCCATGGAAAACATGAGGCGTGAGGATGAGGAGCTGGCACGCGCCACTGCTCTCTCCCTGCGCTCCTACTGCCGGGAGCGGGAGCAGGTGGAGGAGGATGCTGGGCTGCTGGCCGCGCTGGAGGCCTCGCTGGAGGAGGCACTGGTGGCGGCAGACACGGCGCAGGTGACGGTGTTCTGCTCCTTTGAGCGGGACGTGTCGGAGGTGCCGCAGGAGCTGGAGCGGGCGCTGGCGGGGCGGCTGCAGGCGCAGGAGGTGGAGAGCGAGCGGCTGCGGGCGCTGCCGGCCGCCGGCCACCGCGcgctggccctgctgcagcGCCGGCACGCCGTGCACCTCAGCCTGCGCAGCGGCACCGCCACGCTGCACGGCTTCCCCGAGTACACGGCCCCTGCTGCCCGCGACCTCGCCACGCTGCTGCAGCACCGGCCGCTGCCGGAGCTCAGTGCCACTGCTGTCACCgctgccaccactgctgccacACGCTGGGTGCGCTGGGACCCCTCCGGCACTGTCGTCCCCTACGCCCCTGAGGCAGCGGCGCTGCTGGAGCGGGCCTGGCTGCGCCGGGAGCGCCGGCTGGACCTGGTGCTGGACGGGCGGCCCTTCACTGTGGACTTGGAGCGCATGGAGGAGTACGACATCGGCAGCGCCCGTGCCGTGCCTGTCTGCCGCAGCCAGCCCCCAACTGAGAGTGCCCGCTGCCTGCTCG cagggctggaggtgcccgggctggaggaggaggtgcgGCTGATGCCACTGGCCGAGGACTCGGAGGAGTTCACTGACACCGTTCACCATTTCTACGGGACgctggaggagctgcacagCCGGATCAGCATCGTGCAG GTGCAGAAGCTGATCCACCCGCTGCTGTACAAGCAGTACCAGCTGAAGAAGGGCAGCGTGGAGCGGGCGTGTGCCGCTGGCACCGCCGCGGAGCGCATCCTCTTCCACGGCACCACCAAGGCCTCCAGCCGTGAGATCTGCCTGCATGGTTTCAACCGCAGCTTCTGCGGCAAGAACG CCACGCTGTACGGCCGCGGCGTGTACTTCGCAGCGCGTGCGGCCATCTCGGCACGGGATCAGTACTCGCCGCCCAGCGCCGACGGCACCAAGTTCATCTTCGTGGCCAAGGTGCTGACCGGGATGTTTGTGGCCGGGCGGCAGGGCCTGCGGGCACCCCCACTGCGGGAGGGGGCCGAGGGCCCCCAGCGCTACCACAGCGTTGTGGACAACCCCCAGCAGCCCGACATCTTTGTCATCTTCAACGACACCCAGGCCTACCCCCAGTACCTGATCACCTGCCGCCGCAGGGACCCTCTCTGA